One segment of Ochotona princeps isolate mOchPri1 chromosome 28, mOchPri1.hap1, whole genome shotgun sequence DNA contains the following:
- the LOC101528947 gene encoding histone H2B subacrosomal variant-like codes for MARSLIKKYKYSRGCLTPVSRRKCYSSFDCGHRNYSLYVNRVLKEVVPQSGMSSYTVEVMNSLINDIFERIAVEACNMMYFRNRCTLTPQDIQKAVYLLLPRKLAKSAVTFGSEAVHRYVHY; via the coding sequence ATGGCCAGATCCCTCATCAAAAAGTACAAGTACTCCAGAGGCTGTCTAACTCCCGTCTCCAGAAGGAAATGCTATTCCAGCTTCGATTGTGGCCACAGGAACTATTCTCTCTACGTGAACAGGGTCCTCAAGGAAGTGGTTCCCCAGAGCGGCATGTCATCTTACACCGTGGAGGTCATGAACAGCCTGATCAATGACATCTTCGAGCGCATTGCTGTGGAAGCCTGCAACATGATGTACTTTAGGAATCGCTGCACCCTCACCCCTCAGGATATCCAGAAGGCGGTGTATTTGCTGTTGCCCAGGAAACTGGCTAAGTCTGCAGTGACTTTTGGGAGCGAAGCAGTCCACAGATACGTCCACTACTAA